The Bacteroidota bacterium genome includes a region encoding these proteins:
- a CDS encoding ABC transporter, whose translation MKKLFFYLITVFIITGCDNNKKELYKETDAFVESLHTTFESYGMNGLKYAKTTSDGLYTIMPMGRLINVKIEKSVEDKVYEDLRKDLEKHYHNDSRVNKVYINQGGTVMIDCRN comes from the coding sequence CTATTTTTCTATCTTATTACTGTATTTATAATTACTGGATGCGATAATAATAAAAAGGAATTATACAAAGAAACTGATGCCTTTGTTGAATCATTACATACTACATTTGAAAGTTATGGAATGAATGGTCTGAAATATGCCAAAACAACAAGTGATGGTTTATACACTATAATGCCGATGGGTAGGCTAATTAATGTAAAAATTGAAAAATCTGTAGAAGATAAAGTGTATGAGGATTTAAGGAAAGATTTAGAGAAGCACTACCACAATGATTCAAGGGTAAATAAAGTTTATATCAATCAAGGGGGAACTGTTATGATTGATTGTAGAAACTGA